The sequence CGGCCCAGTTCTGCTCGCGTTCGGCAGTGAACGTCATTGACCCAGTCTAGGCGACGTGAACGCTCACACCGAGGGCTCCGACCGTCTTGCCCCCGACCTCGACGAGTCCGTGGCCGAGGTGACGGGTCGTGATCCTGCTGCCTCGCCCCTGGGTGATGTCGAGGTCGACGCCGAGACGCGCGGTGATCGCGATGGCGGCCGCGCCGGTCGCCTCGTCTTCGGTGATGCCCATGTCGGGCGCGAACATGCGGGACCGCAGGGCTCCCGACGCCTCGTCGAGCCACGCGTAGGCGTAGTGGTGACCGTCGTGGAACGCCGCCGGGTCGAGCGCGTCGACCTCGGCGGGCGACCCGAGGGCCACCCAGGTGAATTCGGGAGCCCAGGATGCTCGGGCCGACACCCGGGTGACGTCGCCGTCGTACCGGACCCCGACCCGCCCCGCGGGCACGACGAGCTCGTCCACAGGCGCGCCCCGCTCCCGCAGCCACCACGCGGTGCCGACCGTCGGATGCCCTGCGAACGGCAGCTCCGACGCCGGGGTGAAGATGCGGAGGGTCGCCACGCCCGGCTCCTGGCGGGCCGACGCCTCGAGGAAGACGGTCTCGCTGAAGCCCAACTGGCTCGCGATCCGCTGCTCGTGACCGCGCCAGACGGGCTCGCCGTCCGCCCGGGTCGGGGCGTCGTCGGCCGTGACGATGCCGAGCGGGTTGCCGAGGGCGCCGTCGTCGGTCGTGAAGACCCGCACGACGTGGACCTCGAGGTCGTGGTCGGGGGCTGCCGGACCGGATTGTGCGTCTTCGTCCATGAGCTCAGCCTGGCACGAGGCGCCCTCCGGAGAGACCTACTCGCCCGGCGTGAACGCCGTGTAGACGGCGGCGATGTCGTCGCCGCCGTGCCCGGCCGACGACGCGTCGGCGTAGACGGCCGACAGGGCCTGGAGCAGGCGGGCGTCGACCCCGGAGCTCTGTGCCGCGTCGGAGATGAGGCCGATGTCTTTGCGGAGGCCGTCGAGCGCGAACGACGGCTCGAAGCCGCCGGCCAGCATGCTCTCGCCCTTCAAGTGGGCGTAGGGGCTGTCGGAGGCGCCGCCGTCGATCGCCTCGAGGAACATCGCGGGATCGACGCCGAGCGCGCCGGCGAGGGCCAGGGACTGCGCGGTCGCGGCCGTGATGCTGGCGATCCAGGCGTTCGCGGCGAGCTTGAGGGCGGAGCCGTTGCCGACCCGCGATCCTGCGGTCACGGTCTTGCTGCCGATCGCGTCGAGGACCGGCTGCGCCTTCGCCAGGAGGTCGGGGTCGCCCGCCGCGAGGACGACGAGCGCGCCCGTCTCGGCGGGCTTCTTCGTGCCGAGCATCATCGCCTCGACCAGGTGGACGCCCGAGGACTCCGCCTGCTTGACGACTCGGGCCGTGCCGTCGAGTCCGATCGTGCTCGCCTGCACCCAGACGGCGTCGGCGGGCACGGACGCGCCGGCCTCGGAGAGGACGCTGAGCACGGAGTCGGCGTCGAAGACGATCGAGAGGACGACGTCGGCGCCAGAGACGGCCTCGGCGGGGGTGCCGGCGACGGTCGCTCCCTCGTCGGCGAAGGGCGCCGCCTTCTCGCTCGAGCGGTTCCAGACCGTCACGTCGAACCCCTCGCGGAGGAGCGTCCGCGCGACGCCGTTGCCCATGATCCCGAGCCCCAGGACTGCGACCTTCATCTGACGTTCTCCCTTCGTCGGAGCGCTCTGCTCGACCCCGTGGACGTTACGCCCGGGCCGCTGAGACTCGCCGGACGACGACCCCGCGCGACGAGACGGCTCGCCCGGCGAGCGCCCCCAGCGCGATGCAGGCCAGCAGGATCGCGACGCCTCCGGCCTCGAGACCGGCCTCCATGCCGCGCGCGGCACTCCAGCCCGCGTGGCCGATGCCGGCGAGCGCGAGGTCGCCGTTCCCGCCTGCGCTGCCGCCCCCGCTGCCGCCTCCGCTCAGCATGAGGAGGAGGAGAGCCGCCAGGAGCCCGTCGACGGCCACGAAGAGGCCGATGAGGGCTCCGCCGAGGACTGCGCGGAGGACTGCGCCATGGGAGGCCGGGGCGGAAGCGGGGAGGGCAGAGAGCGGCATGAGACTCCTTCGGATGCGAAGAGCTCAATATATCACATGCGAATATTCAGCTCAGGGGTTTCTCGAAGCGCAGGTAGCTGATCTCCTCGAGGTCGCCGGCGAGGTCGAAGAGCGGCCGGTAGCCGAGGGCGAGATAGAGCCCGACAGCCTCGGGCTGCCGCGCGCCGGTCGTCAGTACCACTCGGCGGTAGCCGCGGCGCTGCGCCTCCGCCTCGAGCTCGGCCATGACGAGCCGCCCGTGGCCCTGGCGGCGATGGTCGGGATGCGTCCAGACGCGCTTCATCTCGGCTGTCTCGTCGTCGACGCGCAGGAAGGCGCCTCCCGCGAGCACCTGGCCATCACGCTCCAGGAGGAGGAACGCGCCTCCCTCCGCGGGCGAGAACAGCCCGGCAGGGTAGCGGCTGAGCTCCACGGAGGACGGGATGCCGTCGTTCAGCCCGTAGCGCTCGTCGTAGTCGCGAGCCAGGTCGGCGACGAGCGGTGCCGCGAGCGCGGAGTCCGGGCTCGACCAGGTGAACCGCGGCTGCGTGAGGCTCTCTCCGGTCGCGCTGGACCCCGTGACACTCATGCGGCGACGGTAGGTCGGGCCACCGACCGGCGTCAACTCCGATGACGCCGTGCTTCGTCGCGCGCGACGACGTGGACGGGTCAGCGCCAGTCGTCGGGCGGCACGCCCTCGTCGTAGGGGTCGTCCGGGGGTGCGTCGGGCCAGCCGCCGTCGTCGAAGAGCGGGTCGGGCTCGGGCTCGAAGCTCGACACCGGCGCGGACGCCGCGGTGGCCCGCGCACCGGCGGCGCCGCGGCCGCCTGCGCTCTTCGCACCGCCTCGACCGGAAGCGCGGCCCGAACCGCCTCGGCCGCCGGCCGGAGCGGAGCCGACGGGAGCGGCATCGGCCCGCGAACCATCGGTCGGCGAACCATCGGTCGGCGAGCCAGCGCCGCCCCCGCGGGCTGCCACCGCCTCGGGCGATTCGCCGGCGACGAGGTCGAGGAGCTGCTGACCGTAGGTGTCGAGCTTCTTCTGACCCACGCCCGAGATGCCGGAGAGGTCGGCGAACGTGGCCGGCCTCGCGGCGGTGACACCGCGGAGGGTCACGTCGCCGAACACCACATAGGCGGGCACGCCCGCGGCCCTGGCCGTGAGCGCCCGCCAGGATCGCAGCGTCTCGAACAGCGGCATCGCGTCGGCCGGCAGATCGACAGCGGAGGCGGCGCCGCCGCGGGACCTCGACGACCGGGCAGGACGGGAGGACCGCGCCGGCTCCTGGCGGAGGCGCACCGGTCGGTCGCCGCTGAGCACCGAGGCGGAGCCCTCCGTGAGCAGGAGCGTGCCGTACCCGTCGGGCGAGACGGCCAGGAGCTCCTGCGCGAGCAACTGCCGCACGACCCCGCGCCACTCGACGTCGGAGAGCTCGGTGCCGATCCCGAAGGTCGCCAGCGCGGAGTGCCCGTTCTGCTCCATGCGAGGGGTCCGCTTGCCGAGCAGGATGTCGATGAGGTGGCCGGCGCCGAACTGCTGGTTGCGCTCGCGCTTGAGACGCACGATCGTCGACAGCAGCTTCTGGGCCGGGACGGTGCCGTCGATCGCGGTCGGCGGGTTCAGGCAGGTGTCGCAGTTGCCGCAGGCGGTGGACGGCTGGCCGAAGTAGGCGAGCAGCTGGACCCGGCGGCACTCGACGGTCTCGCAGAGGGCGAGCATCGCGTCGAGGTGGACGGTGAGCTTGCGGCGGTGCTCGGCATCGCCCTCCGACTGCTCGATCATGCGTCGCTGTTGCATGACGTCCTGGAGGCCGTAGGCCAGCCACGCCGTGGACGGCAGCCCGTCGCGCCCGGCGCGCCCGGTCTCCTGGTAGTACCCCTCGACCGACTTGGGGAGGTCGAGGTGCGCGACGAAGCGGACGTCGGGCTTGTCGATGCCCATGCCGAAGGCGACCGTCGCCAC comes from Frondihabitans peucedani and encodes:
- a CDS encoding PhzF family phenazine biosynthesis protein, yielding MDEDAQSGPAAPDHDLEVHVVRVFTTDDGALGNPLGIVTADDAPTRADGEPVWRGHEQRIASQLGFSETVFLEASARQEPGVATLRIFTPASELPFAGHPTVGTAWWLRERGAPVDELVVPAGRVGVRYDGDVTRVSARASWAPEFTWVALGSPAEVDALDPAAFHDGHHYAYAWLDEASGALRSRMFAPDMGITEDEATGAAAIAITARLGVDLDITQGRGSRITTRHLGHGLVEVGGKTVGALGVSVHVA
- a CDS encoding GNAT family N-acetyltransferase encodes the protein MSVTGSSATGESLTQPRFTWSSPDSALAAPLVADLARDYDERYGLNDGIPSSVELSRYPAGLFSPAEGGAFLLLERDGQVLAGGAFLRVDDETAEMKRVWTHPDHRRQGHGRLVMAELEAEAQRRGYRRVVLTTGARQPEAVGLYLALGYRPLFDLAGDLEEISYLRFEKPLS
- a CDS encoding NAD-binding protein — encoded protein: MTAGSRVGNGSALKLAANAWIASITAATAQSLALAGALGVDPAMFLEAIDGGASDSPYAHLKGESMLAGGFEPSFALDGLRKDIGLISDAAQSSGVDARLLQALSAVYADASSAGHGGDDIAAVYTAFTPGE
- the recQ gene encoding DNA helicase RecQ translates to MTSTATLPAQPAGRQPLDVLQSVFGYDAFRGEQAAIIDQVVGGGDALVLMPTGGGKSLCYQVPALVRDGVGVIVSPLIALMQDQVDALEAVGVRAAFLNSTQDPDSRRQVEQAYRAGELDMLYLAPERLRLESTRQLLDQGTIALFAIDEAHCVAQWGHDFRPDYLELSVLHERWPAVPRIALTATATEQTHREISSRLGLDQAAHFVADFDRPNIQYRIEAKDQPLKQVLRLIQTEHAGDAGIVYCLSRNSVEKTAQSLVDNGIPALPYHAGLDAATRQRNQSRFLREEGLVMVATVAFGMGIDKPDVRFVAHLDLPKSVEGYYQETGRAGRDGLPSTAWLAYGLQDVMQQRRMIEQSEGDAEHRRKLTVHLDAMLALCETVECRRVQLLAYFGQPSTACGNCDTCLNPPTAIDGTVPAQKLLSTIVRLKRERNQQFGAGHLIDILLGKRTPRMEQNGHSALATFGIGTELSDVEWRGVVRQLLAQELLAVSPDGYGTLLLTEGSASVLSGDRPVRLRQEPARSSRPARSSRSRGGAASAVDLPADAMPLFETLRSWRALTARAAGVPAYVVFGDVTLRGVTAARPATFADLSGISGVGQKKLDTYGQQLLDLVAGESPEAVAARGGGAGSPTDGSPTDGSRADAAPVGSAPAGGRGGSGRASGRGGAKSAGGRGAAGARATAASAPVSSFEPEPDPLFDDGGWPDAPPDDPYDEGVPPDDWR